A window of Rubricoccus marinus contains these coding sequences:
- a CDS encoding glycosyltransferase: protein MTVLFTLLWAPLALAVGYLLVFAIAGRARRISTPEAGARLKTAVLLPAYREDAVIVESARQALAQDYPSDRFDVIVIADGLQPETNEQLLALGATVLQVQFERSTKAKALRAATEAFPPGLYETVVVLDADNVMASGALARLDDARALSPVVQGQRVAKNLDTPLARLDALSEHVNNHIFRRGHAALGLSAALIGSGMAFDATLFTDLMARAEAIGGFDKELELELTRSRTRIAYAPEAVIYDEKAAAPDVFVRQRRRWLAAQAHYAGQHLGPALLSLARTGNADYADKALQMILPPRALLLGAVPVLTVLAALAGAPLAPWVALGLALGLAIALGIPAGLWRSLGRDLLHLPGALVLMLRAGLSARGANRTFIHTPHTAAHVTAPS from the coding sequence ATGACCGTCCTCTTCACGCTTCTCTGGGCGCCTCTGGCGCTCGCCGTCGGCTACCTCCTCGTCTTCGCGATCGCGGGCCGCGCGAGGCGGATTTCCACGCCCGAGGCGGGCGCCCGGCTCAAGACCGCCGTGCTGCTTCCGGCCTACCGCGAGGACGCCGTGATCGTCGAAAGCGCCCGGCAGGCGCTCGCGCAGGACTACCCGTCGGACCGCTTCGATGTGATCGTGATCGCCGACGGGCTCCAGCCCGAGACGAACGAGCAGCTTCTGGCGCTCGGCGCGACGGTCCTGCAAGTGCAGTTTGAGCGCTCCACCAAAGCCAAGGCCCTCCGCGCCGCGACCGAGGCCTTCCCGCCGGGCCTCTACGAGACCGTGGTCGTGCTCGACGCCGACAACGTGATGGCCTCTGGCGCCCTCGCGAGGCTGGACGACGCGCGGGCACTCTCGCCTGTCGTGCAGGGGCAGCGCGTGGCCAAAAATCTCGACACGCCTCTGGCGCGTCTGGATGCGCTCTCCGAGCACGTCAACAACCACATCTTCCGCCGCGGCCACGCCGCGCTCGGCCTGAGCGCCGCCCTCATCGGCTCCGGCATGGCCTTCGATGCCACGCTCTTCACCGACCTGATGGCCCGCGCCGAGGCCATCGGCGGCTTTGACAAGGAGCTCGAACTGGAGCTGACGCGGAGCCGCACGCGCATCGCCTACGCGCCAGAGGCTGTCATCTACGACGAGAAGGCGGCCGCGCCCGATGTCTTCGTCCGCCAGAGGCGCCGCTGGCTGGCCGCGCAGGCGCACTACGCCGGCCAGCACCTCGGCCCCGCGCTGCTCTCGCTCGCCCGGACCGGCAACGCCGACTACGCCGACAAGGCGCTGCAGATGATCCTGCCGCCGCGCGCGCTGCTCCTCGGCGCCGTGCCCGTGCTCACCGTCCTGGCCGCGCTTGCGGGCGCGCCTCTGGCGCCGTGGGTCGCGCTCGGCCTCGCGCTCGGTCTCGCCATCGCACTCGGCATCCCCGCGGGCCTCTGGCGCAGCCTCGGCCGCGACCTCCTCCACCTGCCGGGCGCGCTCGTGCTCATGCTCCGCGCGGGTCTCTCCGCCAGAGGCGCCAACCGCACCTTCATTCACACGCCGCACACCGCGGCCCACGTCACCGCCCCCTCATGA
- a CDS encoding glycosyltransferase family 2 protein, producing the protein MPPLVSIVTLNWNQAEVTCDLLASLSRATYPNLEVVVVDNGSEAHDVAKIAAYSPRPRLIKSATNLGFTGGNNLGMRHARGEYVLLLNNDTEVEPDFLEPLVVAMEADAQIGAASPKIRYYHDPERIQYAGGTAVDPFRGQARWVGSGEIDRGQHDASGETEMGHGAALLIRRAVLETVGMLGADFFIYYEEIDFGTRLRRAGWKAHYVAESTVWHKESVTVGKASPLKTRFQTRNRLLYLRRNGLGWRTPLAMAFVLLASLVHTVRFALAGQWDHVRAVGQGLAWHLSHPRLTPDERLAPRPALVALDRPAARRARARGPIRISA; encoded by the coding sequence ATGCCGCCGCTCGTCTCCATCGTCACCCTCAACTGGAACCAGGCCGAGGTCACCTGCGACCTCCTCGCCTCGCTCTCCCGCGCGACGTACCCCAACCTGGAGGTCGTCGTGGTGGACAACGGCTCCGAGGCGCACGACGTGGCGAAGATCGCGGCCTACTCGCCGCGCCCGCGTCTGATCAAGAGCGCCACTAACCTCGGCTTCACCGGCGGCAACAACCTCGGCATGCGCCACGCCAGAGGCGAGTACGTGCTGCTGCTCAACAACGACACCGAGGTGGAGCCCGACTTCCTGGAGCCGCTCGTCGTCGCGATGGAGGCCGACGCCCAGATCGGCGCTGCCTCGCCCAAGATCCGCTACTACCACGATCCCGAGCGCATCCAGTACGCTGGCGGGACCGCCGTCGACCCGTTCCGCGGGCAGGCGCGCTGGGTCGGCTCCGGCGAGATCGACCGCGGCCAGCACGACGCCTCTGGCGAGACCGAGATGGGCCACGGCGCCGCGCTGCTGATCCGCCGGGCCGTGCTGGAAACCGTCGGGATGCTGGGGGCGGACTTCTTCATCTACTACGAGGAGATCGACTTCGGCACGCGCCTCCGCCGCGCGGGATGGAAGGCCCACTACGTCGCCGAGTCGACGGTCTGGCACAAGGAGTCGGTCACGGTCGGCAAGGCGAGCCCGCTCAAGACGCGCTTCCAGACGCGCAACCGGCTGCTCTACCTGCGCCGCAACGGCCTCGGCTGGCGGACGCCTCTGGCGATGGCGTTTGTGCTCCTCGCGAGCCTCGTCCACACCGTCCGCTTCGCCCTCGCGGGCCAGTGGGACCACGTCCGCGCCGTCGGGCAGGGCCTCGCGTGGCACCTCTCGCACCCACGCCTCACGCCCGACGAGCGCCTTGCGCCGCGTCCCGCCCTCGTCGCCCTCGACCGCCCCGCCGCCCGCCGCGCTCGCGCCAGAGGCCCCATCCGCATCTCGGCATGA
- a CDS encoding O-antigen ligase family protein, whose amino-acid sequence MIDLPTDDARGPRRIAIGAAAVIGAVVLGLAVARGGLLVGLALVGLVPALYVVRSVILDPRWGLAATLVVAFVGVGITRYVPAPTGLLVDAFLALTLLAVALRPREWEWDRLKNGAVVAVTVWMAYNLLQIVNPEARSIAAWFYAMRGVALYPFLAVPLFLLLIKDRRDLDRLLWLWFAFSVLGVLWGAKQKLIGLDGAEQAWLNVPGNLSTHLLFGKLRVFSFYSDSGQFGAAMGHMGLAAIILALGPEGLWRKVLLAVAGVLGIYGLLISGTRGAMAVPMIGFFVYFLLSGNWRLLVMGMVALAMVYGALKFTSVGSGIYEVQRMRTAVVEGSDNPSLQVRLENQKKLKAYLQSRPFGGGVGSGGYWGQRFSPGTFLAELALDSWYVKIWAEQGPVGLWLYLSGLAALLAGALRRLLRVRDAALRQRLAALFAGLCGIAVASYGNQVLGQMPTGIIVALSVAALYLAPRLDSPPEASGDAASAGDAPLAPEAALHVPGGLNAPSFGGDRTEEGGTQHGARGLHRARPVTPSRPPPSGGGGS is encoded by the coding sequence GTGATCGACCTCCCCACCGACGACGCCAGAGGCCCGCGCCGCATCGCCATCGGCGCGGCGGCGGTGATCGGCGCGGTGGTCCTCGGGCTCGCGGTCGCCAGAGGCGGGCTGCTGGTGGGGCTCGCGCTCGTGGGGCTCGTGCCGGCGCTCTACGTGGTCCGCAGCGTCATCCTGGACCCACGCTGGGGGCTCGCGGCGACGCTCGTGGTGGCGTTCGTGGGCGTCGGCATCACGCGCTACGTCCCGGCGCCGACGGGGCTGCTGGTGGACGCCTTTCTCGCGCTCACGCTTCTGGCGGTCGCGCTGCGGCCGCGCGAGTGGGAGTGGGACCGGCTGAAAAACGGCGCCGTGGTGGCCGTCACGGTCTGGATGGCCTACAACCTGCTTCAGATCGTCAACCCCGAGGCGCGGAGCATCGCGGCGTGGTTCTACGCGATGCGCGGCGTGGCGCTGTACCCGTTTCTGGCCGTCCCGCTGTTCCTGCTGCTCATCAAAGACCGGCGCGACCTCGACCGGCTGCTCTGGCTCTGGTTCGCCTTCTCGGTCCTCGGCGTGCTGTGGGGCGCGAAGCAGAAGCTCATTGGGCTCGACGGCGCCGAGCAGGCGTGGCTCAACGTGCCCGGCAACCTGTCCACGCACCTCCTCTTCGGCAAGCTCCGCGTCTTCTCGTTCTACTCCGATTCCGGCCAGTTCGGCGCCGCGATGGGCCACATGGGGCTCGCGGCGATCATCCTCGCGCTCGGCCCCGAGGGCCTCTGGCGCAAGGTGCTGCTCGCCGTCGCGGGCGTGCTCGGCATCTACGGCCTGCTGATCTCCGGCACGCGCGGCGCGATGGCGGTGCCGATGATCGGCTTCTTCGTCTACTTCCTCCTCAGCGGCAACTGGCGGCTGCTCGTGATGGGCATGGTGGCGCTCGCGATGGTCTACGGCGCGCTCAAGTTCACGAGCGTCGGCAGCGGCATCTACGAGGTGCAGCGGATGCGGACGGCGGTCGTGGAGGGCTCGGACAACCCGAGCCTGCAGGTGCGGCTGGAGAACCAGAAAAAGCTGAAGGCCTACCTCCAGAGCCGCCCGTTCGGCGGCGGCGTGGGCTCGGGCGGCTACTGGGGCCAGCGCTTCTCGCCGGGCACGTTCCTGGCGGAGCTGGCGCTGGACTCGTGGTACGTCAAGATCTGGGCAGAGCAGGGGCCGGTCGGCCTGTGGCTCTACCTCTCGGGCCTCGCCGCGCTTCTGGCGGGCGCCCTCCGCCGCCTCTTGCGCGTGCGCGACGCCGCGCTGCGCCAACGCCTCGCGGCGCTCTTCGCCGGGCTCTGCGGCATCGCCGTGGCGAGCTACGGCAACCAGGTCCTCGGGCAGATGCCGACGGGCATCATCGTCGCGCTGAGCGTCGCCGCGCTGTACCTCGCGCCGCGGCTGGATTCTCCGCCAGAGGCCTCTGGCGATGCGGCGTCGGCCGGGGACGCGCCTCTGGCGCCAGAGGCGGCCTTGCATGTCCCTGGGGGACTGAACGCCCCCTCTTTCGGGGGAGACAGGACTGAGGAGGGAGGGACCCAGCACGGCGCCAGAGGCCTGCATCGCGCTCGCCCGGTCACCCCCTCCCGACCTCCCCCGTCTGGGGGAGGAGGGTCGTAG
- a CDS encoding lipopolysaccharide biosynthesis protein, with product MRRLISLLRGPRALSLGAQAAGAILGFAGFAMVARALSPEAFGAWVLYLTVATFFDMLRSGLVQAALVQRASGAAPEASDQSFGAAWALALGVTALVASGGFGAGAMGGAGVFWTAFAAFPALMVGGLGHTVAAWRAQAEERFGRVLALRLAVSVLFVVAVVLMRDGLTVGALAWTHAGIHGAVSLFAIGLGWARPRLVRLARGTEIRALLRFGRFSAVTTVGANLLRSADALILGAVLGPAAVALYGVPQKLVEAAEVPIRGLAVAAFPALARSARAGAHDAFRSRLWRDVGGLTLLLLPAAVLGWVFAPEATAFLGGEAYAEAGAAFRWFLLYALLLPLDRFLGLALDALGRPQLNTLKVGAMLAANLAGDALALSLGFGVTGVAAVTVGMTAVGVLVGLWLLSREVPLARAGAVLPMVVGSR from the coding sequence ATGCGCCGCCTGATCTCCCTTCTCCGGGGGCCTCGCGCCCTCTCGCTCGGCGCCCAGGCCGCGGGCGCCATTCTCGGCTTCGCGGGCTTCGCGATGGTCGCGCGGGCGCTCTCGCCAGAGGCCTTCGGCGCGTGGGTGCTCTACCTCACGGTCGCCACGTTTTTCGACATGCTGCGGAGCGGGCTCGTGCAGGCGGCGCTCGTGCAGCGGGCCTCTGGCGCCGCGCCAGAGGCGTCGGACCAGTCGTTCGGCGCCGCGTGGGCGCTCGCGCTCGGCGTCACGGCGCTCGTCGCCAGCGGCGGGTTTGGGGCGGGCGCGATGGGCGGCGCGGGCGTGTTCTGGACGGCCTTCGCAGCGTTCCCGGCCTTGATGGTCGGCGGGCTGGGGCACACGGTCGCGGCGTGGCGGGCGCAGGCGGAGGAGCGGTTTGGGCGCGTGCTCGCGCTCCGGCTGGCGGTCAGCGTTCTGTTCGTCGTCGCGGTCGTCCTCATGCGCGACGGCCTGACGGTCGGCGCGCTGGCGTGGACGCACGCAGGCATCCACGGGGCGGTCTCCCTTTTCGCGATCGGGCTCGGGTGGGCGCGGCCTCGCCTCGTGCGTCTCGCCAGAGGCACGGAGATCCGCGCGCTGCTCCGCTTCGGCCGTTTCAGCGCGGTCACAACCGTCGGCGCCAACCTCTTGCGCAGCGCCGACGCGCTGATCCTCGGCGCGGTCCTGGGTCCGGCCGCGGTCGCGCTCTACGGCGTGCCCCAAAAACTCGTCGAGGCCGCCGAGGTGCCCATCCGCGGCCTCGCCGTCGCGGCGTTCCCGGCGCTCGCGCGCTCGGCCCGCGCGGGGGCGCACGACGCCTTCCGCTCCCGCCTCTGGCGCGACGTGGGCGGCCTCACGCTGCTCCTCTTGCCTGCCGCCGTCCTGGGCTGGGTGTTCGCGCCAGAGGCCACGGCGTTCCTCGGCGGCGAGGCCTACGCCGAGGCGGGCGCAGCCTTCCGCTGGTTCCTCCTCTACGCGCTCCTGCTCCCGCTCGACCGCTTTCTCGGCCTCGCGCTCGACGCGTTGGGCCGCCCGCAGCTCAACACGCTCAAGGTCGGCGCGATGCTCGCGGCCAACCTCGCGGGCGACGCCCTCGCGCTGTCGCTCGGCTTCGGCGTGACCGGCGTGGCCGCGGTCACGGTCGGCATGACGGCGGTGGGCGTGCTCGTCGGCCTCTGGCTCCTCTCCCGCGAGGTGCCTCTGGCGCGCGCTGGCGCCGTGCTCCCGATGGTGGTGGGTAGCCGGTGA
- a CDS encoding glycosyltransferase: protein MNDVQKPALVCLAQPAWDGDYVKSTVQLMQALAAHYRVLYVDYAFTLADAARSAAGLGSAPLGRMLGRQRLRRVDGPHGPVWVLTPPPVVPTQWMEEGRAFRAALEMNGQIVGASIRSAMRKLGMERPTVVTAFAPQIGLPLAGALGERARVYYGYDEIAAAPWVGKHGARLEAEYLAHADAVVVTSECLRNSRQRRHANVHLVPNGVDFDLFNQASGETENARPCVGFIGSLDSRVDFDLLHGVISRRTDLDFLFVGRVTAPEAEALKAYPNVTLAGSHAPEVLPGFLARMDVGTIPFKVSRFTRSIYPLKLNEYLTAGRPVVTTPFAPLGDAEALVYTASDTEVFSRAIDAALHDHTEGARTARIAFARQNTWEARAEAFASVIESASGVDCVAA, encoded by the coding sequence ATGAACGACGTCCAGAAACCCGCCCTCGTCTGCCTCGCCCAGCCCGCCTGGGACGGCGACTACGTCAAGTCCACCGTGCAGCTGATGCAGGCGCTCGCGGCGCACTACCGCGTGCTCTACGTGGACTACGCCTTCACGCTCGCCGACGCGGCCCGCTCCGCCGCCGGGCTGGGCTCGGCGCCGCTCGGCCGGATGCTCGGGCGCCAGAGGCTCCGCCGCGTGGACGGTCCGCACGGCCCGGTCTGGGTGCTCACGCCGCCGCCCGTCGTGCCGACGCAGTGGATGGAGGAGGGCCGGGCGTTCCGCGCCGCGCTGGAGATGAACGGCCAGATCGTGGGCGCCAGCATCCGGTCCGCGATGCGGAAGCTGGGCATGGAGCGCCCGACCGTCGTGACCGCCTTCGCGCCGCAGATCGGCCTGCCTCTGGCGGGAGCGCTGGGCGAGCGCGCGAGGGTCTACTACGGCTACGACGAGATCGCCGCCGCGCCGTGGGTCGGTAAGCACGGCGCGAGGCTGGAGGCCGAGTACCTCGCGCACGCCGACGCCGTCGTGGTCACGTCCGAGTGCCTCCGCAACAGCCGCCAGAGGCGGCACGCGAACGTCCACCTCGTGCCCAACGGCGTCGACTTCGACCTGTTCAACCAGGCCTCTGGCGAGACGGAAAACGCGCGGCCCTGCGTCGGCTTTATCGGCAGCCTGGACTCCCGCGTGGACTTCGACCTGCTCCACGGCGTCATCTCGCGCCGGACGGACCTCGACTTCCTGTTCGTCGGCCGCGTGACGGCGCCAGAGGCCGAGGCGCTGAAGGCGTATCCCAACGTGACGCTCGCGGGCTCGCACGCGCCCGAGGTGCTGCCGGGCTTTCTCGCGCGGATGGACGTGGGCACCATCCCGTTCAAGGTCTCGCGGTTCACGCGCAGCATCTACCCGCTCAAGCTCAACGAGTACCTCACCGCCGGCCGGCCCGTCGTGACGACGCCGTTCGCGCCGCTGGGCGACGCCGAAGCGCTCGTCTACACGGCGTCCGACACGGAGGTGTTCTCCCGCGCCATCGACGCCGCGCTGCACGACCACACCGAGGGCGCGCGCACGGCGCGCATCGCCTTCGCCCGGCAGAACACGTGGGAGGCCCGCGCCGAGGCGTTCGCCTCGGTCATCGAGTCCGCCTCTGGCGTGGACTGCGTCGCCGCCTGA
- a CDS encoding GumC family protein: MSLLQFLRLLGRHAALLVLVPLAMAAAAFWATRDLPREYAASATLYTGFVSGYSIDSENGARADYLTTQTAFDNLIQLIKSRRAVEHVALTLLAMEASGELRLEDYDAQEATGLVRTVAARGGRASTEATYTRFAAQKNEIESPVYAALYVDPSPFNVSTLQGAIQANRVGNSDMVEVRYNAPDATLAQVTLQILLDQVVTEFREMKTRETSDIVAFFEEETAVANQSLRSAVSGMRDFGVRNRIINYYEQTKYVASQKEQLDHEVQQEQMALAASEGALRDTERRLSEREAVLIQSESVAEQRRALSAATARLARAEAIAIPAAPGEKAPASGAADTATVDSLRAELDSAVRGLHRLTHSEQGVSRSTLTGAWLEHATTVTEGRARLAVLRQRRDEYQRVYDVFAPLGSTLNSLEREVDIAEGTYMEMLQSLNLARMRQKSLEQSANLDVVAAPERPARPLSSKRPLLVAVAFMAGLVLCVGSLLGVEILDQSMRTPERAAEVSGLPLAGAYPVAPATETLLKPLDAQFLRNVALALRERDAQEPQLVVVASGQSGEGAGFVAARLAERFAARGRSVRYLAPHAEGGATAYEVSDAFPETETPDELASGVPGNTASGAEITILELPPVLDAPLPLGLLAHADVTLLAARASRSWSTADAHTAEALERASGHAPHLVLTGAQPMRLEGLVGDLPRKRSGVRRLAKRLARFEFSR; the protein is encoded by the coding sequence ATGAGCCTGCTCCAGTTCCTGCGGCTGCTCGGCCGCCACGCCGCTCTCCTCGTGCTCGTGCCTCTGGCGATGGCCGCCGCGGCCTTCTGGGCCACGCGCGATCTGCCCCGCGAGTACGCCGCCTCCGCGACGCTCTACACCGGCTTCGTCTCCGGCTACTCCATCGACTCCGAGAACGGCGCCCGCGCCGACTACCTGACCACGCAGACCGCCTTCGACAACCTGATCCAGCTCATCAAGAGCCGCCGGGCCGTCGAGCACGTCGCGCTCACGCTTCTCGCGATGGAAGCCTCTGGCGAGCTGCGCCTGGAGGACTACGACGCACAGGAGGCCACAGGCTTGGTTCGGACCGTCGCCGCCAGAGGCGGACGCGCGTCTACCGAGGCGACCTACACGCGCTTCGCGGCGCAGAAGAACGAGATCGAGAGCCCCGTCTACGCCGCGCTCTACGTCGACCCCTCGCCGTTCAACGTGAGCACGCTCCAGGGCGCGATCCAGGCCAACCGCGTCGGCAACTCCGACATGGTGGAGGTGCGCTACAACGCGCCGGACGCCACGCTGGCGCAGGTCACGCTCCAGATCCTTCTCGACCAGGTGGTCACCGAGTTCCGCGAGATGAAGACGCGCGAGACGAGCGACATCGTGGCCTTTTTCGAGGAGGAGACGGCCGTCGCCAACCAGTCGCTGCGCAGCGCGGTCAGCGGGATGCGCGACTTTGGCGTGCGCAACCGGATCATCAACTACTACGAGCAGACCAAGTACGTCGCCTCGCAGAAAGAGCAGCTTGATCACGAGGTGCAGCAGGAGCAGATGGCGCTGGCCGCGTCCGAAGGCGCCCTGCGCGATACCGAGCGCCGCCTGAGCGAGCGCGAGGCCGTGCTGATCCAGAGCGAGTCCGTCGCCGAGCAGCGCCGCGCCCTCTCCGCCGCGACGGCCCGCCTCGCCCGCGCCGAAGCCATCGCGATCCCCGCCGCCCCCGGCGAGAAAGCCCCCGCCTCTGGCGCCGCCGACACCGCGACGGTCGACAGCCTCCGCGCCGAACTCGACAGCGCCGTCCGCGGCCTCCACCGGCTCACGCACTCCGAGCAGGGCGTCTCGCGCAGCACCCTCACGGGCGCATGGCTGGAGCACGCCACGACCGTGACCGAGGGCCGCGCGCGCCTCGCCGTTCTCCGCCAGAGGCGCGACGAGTACCAGCGCGTCTACGACGTGTTCGCGCCGCTGGGCTCGACGCTCAACAGCCTGGAGCGCGAGGTCGACATCGCCGAGGGCACCTACATGGAGATGCTCCAGAGCCTCAACCTCGCGCGGATGCGCCAGAAGAGCCTGGAGCAGTCCGCCAACCTCGACGTGGTCGCGGCGCCGGAGCGGCCCGCGCGCCCGCTCTCGTCCAAGCGCCCGCTGCTCGTCGCGGTGGCGTTCATGGCGGGCCTGGTGCTCTGCGTCGGCAGCCTGCTCGGCGTCGAGATCCTGGACCAGTCGATGCGGACGCCCGAGCGCGCCGCCGAGGTGTCGGGCCTGCCTCTGGCGGGCGCCTACCCCGTCGCCCCCGCGACCGAGACGCTGCTCAAGCCGCTCGACGCCCAGTTCCTCCGCAACGTGGCCCTCGCCCTCCGCGAGCGCGACGCGCAGGAGCCGCAACTCGTCGTCGTCGCCAGCGGCCAGAGCGGCGAGGGCGCCGGGTTCGTGGCCGCACGATTGGCCGAGCGCTTCGCCGCCAGAGGCCGGTCGGTCCGCTACCTCGCGCCCCACGCCGAGGGCGGCGCGACCGCCTACGAGGTGAGCGACGCATTCCCGGAGACCGAAACGCCCGACGAACTCGCCTCTGGCGTGCCGGGCAACACGGCCTCTGGCGCCGAGATCACCATTCTCGAACTCCCGCCCGTCCTCGACGCCCCGCTCCCGCTCGGCCTCCTCGCGCACGCCGACGTGACGCTGCTCGCCGCCCGCGCCAGCCGCTCGTGGTCCACCGCCGACGCCCACACCGCCGAGGCGCTCGAACGCGCGAGCGGCCACGCGCCGCACCTCGTCCTCACCGGCGCTCAGCCGATGCGCCTCGAAGGCCTCGTGGGCGACCTGCCGCGCAAGCGCAGCGGCGTCCGCCGCCTCGCCAAACGCCTCGCCCGCTTCGAGTTCAGCCGCTGA
- a CDS encoding TolC family protein, with product MTRSLLLSLALLCATASGAQELPVLPPLDAVLGAVRAQSPTLRYADATVAKNEAQLDRTRRAWSDNIGVNVGASAGTYGNAIVDQLSLGTTVGLSVRVSLYDFMGRKHEARQAEAELEQSRQRRAEADEELDLVIIALYRKTELAYRLVGVRSGGMESARTHLTMAESEFVQGDIPVSELARVDQIAAESEAAYETARTDYLTAYAQLEVFCGTPLATLAAASR from the coding sequence ATGACACGCTCGCTTCTCCTCTCGCTCGCACTCCTCTGCGCTACCGCCTCTGGCGCCCAGGAGCTGCCCGTCCTCCCGCCGCTCGACGCCGTGCTCGGCGCCGTGCGCGCGCAGTCGCCCACGCTCCGCTACGCCGACGCCACGGTCGCCAAAAACGAGGCGCAGCTCGACCGCACGCGCCGCGCGTGGTCCGACAACATCGGCGTCAACGTGGGCGCCTCGGCCGGGACGTACGGCAACGCCATCGTGGACCAGCTCAGCCTGGGGACGACCGTCGGCCTGAGCGTCCGCGTCTCGCTCTACGACTTCATGGGCCGCAAGCACGAAGCCCGACAGGCCGAGGCCGAGCTGGAGCAGTCCCGCCAGAGGCGCGCCGAGGCCGACGAAGAACTCGACCTCGTCATCATCGCGCTCTACCGCAAGACCGAGCTGGCCTACCGCCTCGTCGGCGTCCGCTCCGGTGGGATGGAGTCGGCGCGGACGCACCTCACGATGGCCGAGTCCGAGTTCGTGCAGGGCGACATCCCCGTCTCCGAGCTGGCGCGCGTGGACCAGATCGCCGCCGAGTCCGAAGCGGCCTACGAGACCGCCCGGACCGACTACCTGACCGCCTACGCGCAGCTCGAAGTCTTCTGCGGCACGCCGCTCGCCACCCTCGCCGCCGCGTCCCGATGA
- a CDS encoding UDP-glucose dehydrogenase family protein, whose translation MNIAVIGTGYVGLVGGTCFAEMGNQVTCVDIDVDKVTTLQNGRLTIYEPGLEVFFERGIRENRLTFTTDLADALEPADVVFLALPTPPAEDGSADLQYVLGVADHIGQLLAANPHWGYKVLVDKSTVPVGTAARVTAAVEAHGLASGVHFDVVSNPEFLREGAAVEDFMKPERVVIGTSSPRAAETMHRLYQPFVRSGNPIILMDEASAEMTKYAANALLATKITFMNEIANLCDRVGADVDHVRRGIGTDSRIGPKFLYAGIGFGGSCFPKDVQALHRTAREEGYEFRILKSVLDVNEDQKKTLVPPVLDTLADARGRLDGRRIAVWGLAFKPHTDDVREAPAHVLIREFVSRGAEVVAFDPEAIETTRATFAREPLAGTGTLRYAESAYAAASGADALIVATEWPEFRRPDLGRVRESMRTPLVFDGRNVFEPAQMVEAGFAYRSIGRPTPEACTLDAETSAPLAPEALSSFTISETGVLTLP comes from the coding sequence ATGAACATCGCCGTCATCGGAACCGGATACGTCGGCCTCGTCGGAGGCACCTGCTTCGCCGAAATGGGCAACCAGGTCACCTGCGTCGACATCGACGTGGACAAGGTCACCACGCTCCAGAACGGGCGCCTCACCATCTACGAGCCCGGCCTGGAGGTCTTCTTTGAGCGCGGCATCCGCGAGAACCGCCTCACCTTCACGACCGATCTCGCGGACGCTCTGGAGCCCGCCGACGTTGTCTTTCTCGCGCTTCCCACGCCGCCCGCCGAGGACGGCAGCGCCGACCTCCAGTACGTGCTCGGCGTCGCCGACCACATCGGTCAGCTTCTGGCGGCCAACCCGCACTGGGGCTACAAGGTGCTCGTCGACAAGAGCACCGTGCCCGTCGGGACCGCCGCCCGCGTGACGGCCGCCGTCGAGGCGCACGGACTGGCCTCTGGCGTCCACTTCGACGTGGTGAGCAACCCGGAGTTTTTGCGCGAGGGCGCCGCCGTGGAGGACTTCATGAAGCCCGAGCGCGTCGTGATCGGTACGTCGTCGCCGCGCGCCGCCGAGACCATGCACCGGCTCTACCAGCCGTTCGTCCGCTCCGGCAACCCCATCATCCTGATGGACGAGGCCAGCGCGGAGATGACCAAGTACGCCGCGAATGCGCTTCTGGCGACCAAGATCACGTTCATGAACGAGATCGCGAACCTCTGCGACCGCGTCGGCGCCGACGTGGACCACGTGCGCCGAGGCATCGGGACCGATAGCCGCATCGGTCCCAAATTCCTCTACGCCGGCATCGGCTTCGGCGGAAGCTGCTTCCCCAAGGACGTGCAGGCGCTCCACCGCACAGCGCGCGAAGAAGGCTACGAGTTCCGCATCCTCAAGTCGGTCCTGGACGTGAACGAGGACCAGAAAAAGACCCTCGTCCCGCCCGTCCTCGACACGCTCGCCGACGCCAGAGGCCGCCTCGACGGACGCCGCATCGCCGTCTGGGGCCTCGCCTTCAAGCCGCACACCGACGACGTGCGCGAGGCGCCCGCCCACGTGCTCATCCGCGAGTTCGTCTCGCGCGGCGCCGAGGTCGTCGCCTTCGACCCCGAGGCCATCGAGACCACGCGCGCCACGTTCGCCCGCGAGCCTCTGGCGGGCACCGGCACGCTGCGCTACGCCGAGAGCGCCTACGCCGCCGCCTCTGGCGCCGACGCGCTCATCGTGGCGACCGAGTGGCCCGAGTTCCGCCGCCCCGATCTCGGTCGCGTCCGCGAGTCCATGCGCACGCCGCTCGTCTTCGACGGCCGCAACGTCTTCGAGCCCGCGCAGATGGTGGAGGCGGGCTTCGCCTACCGCTCCATCGGCCGCCCCACGCCAGAGGCGTGCACCCTGGACGCCGAGACCTCCGCGCCTCTGGCGCCAGAGGCCCTCTCCTCCTTCACCATCTCAGAGACCGGCGTGCTGACGCTCCCGTAG